The genomic stretch CCCCGCCTGAGGTTTGGCATGTCCACGCGAATTTTAGCAATTGATACGGCGACAGAAGCCTGTTCGGTTGCGCTTTACAATGAGGGCGAAACGCTCGCCCATTTTGAACTCTGCGCCCGTGAACATACGCAGCGTATTTTGCCGCTGGTGCAGCAGATCCTCGCCGAAGCGGGCCTGACGTTAAATCAGCTCGATGCCCTGGCCTTTGGCCGCGGGCCGGGCAGTTTTACCGGCGTGCGTATCGGTATCGGTATGGCACAGGGATTGTCGCTGGGCGCGGAATTGCCGCTGTTGCCGGTTTCCACTTTGCAGACCATGGCGCAGGGCGCGTATCGGCAGACCGGCGCTGAAAACGTGCTGGCCGCCATCGATGCGCGTATGGGCGAAGTGTACTGGGGCGAATTTTCCCGGAACGCTCAGGGCGTCTGGAGTGGTGAGAGCACCGAAAAAGTGATCAAACCTGAGCAACTCACCGAACAGACCGGTTCACTGACCGGCCGTTTTGCGACCGTTGGGACCGGCTGGGAAGCTTATCCACATTTGCTGGGTGAATCTCCGGTTGTAGAATTATTTGATGGCAAAATGTTACTACCCCACGCGGAAGATATGCTGCCGCTGGCGCTCCAGCTCTGGGAAAACGGCGTTCGCGTAAATCCTGAAGATGCTGAACCCACTTATCTGCGCAACGAAGTTACGTGGAAAAAGCTGCCAGGACGGTAAGTTACCGCAACTTGTGTACTTAAAAGTGGTCAAAATTAAAAGTATGCACAGGAGTCATCGCAATGCGTAAGTGGTCAGCAGTCCAGCAGTTTTCGGTTCAGACAGGTAAGAAATGGGCGTTGAGCGCGGTCGCGCTGAGCGTACTGGTGTTGTCAGGATGTGTCACCGTTCCGGATGAAATCCGCGGAACCACGGCAACGCCGCAAATGAATTTACAGGCGGTGCAGGGCGCGCCGAATCTGTATGTCGGGCAGGAGTCGCGTTTTGGCGGCAAAGTGGTGACGGTCACCAATTTGCAAAATAAAACACGTCTCGAAATCGCCACAATGCCGCTTGATGATGGCGCACGGCCAATACTGGGCTCAGCATCGCGTGGCCGTATCCTGGCCTACATCAACGGTTTCGTCGATCCGGTGGATTACCGCAACCAACTCGTGACCGTGGTCGGCCCGATCACCGGTGTTGAAAAAGGCACCGTAGGCCAGTCGTCCTATGATTTTGTGACCGTTAACGTCAACAGTTTTAAACGGTGGCGTATTGAGCAGCAAGTCGTGATGCCGCCTCAGCCGATTGGCCCGTGGGGTTGGGGATACGGGGGACCGTACGACAGCTGGGGGCGAGGGTTTGGGCCCGGATGGGGGCCCGGCTGGTATAACATGGGGCCCGCACGGGTCCAGAGCGTCGTCACCGAATAACCGGCACAATCATGGTGCGCCGCCTCCGCACGGGGCTCCACCGCCACACGGCGGTCAGCCCCCGCATGGCCCGCCACCTCAGGCTGCAATGAGGCCGGCACCGGGACATCCGGCACCGCCGCCGCCGCCGAAAAAGTAAAAACAGACAAGATCGTTGCTAAGGCGGCTTAATTGCCGCCTTTTTCTTTTTAAGCCACGGACGGTTTGGCTCACGAAGGGCACAGAAAAAGTGACCCGCCTCTCAACCTCGACATTGTTTGAAACGCAACTGGTAAGCTGAGTTAAAATATTGTTAAAGACGTGATAAAACTCGTCAAATTGAGACGGCAACAGTACATGATTTCAGGAGTGATACCTTGGAAAAGGTTTGGCTAAAACGTTATCCGGCGGATGTTCCCGAGAACATCGACCCTGACCGCTACAGCTCGCTGGTCGAGATGTTTGAGAATGCCACGCTGTGCTATGCCGACAGCCCGGCGTTTATCAACATGGGCGAGGTCATGACGTTCCGTAAGCTCGAGGAGCGTAGTCGTGCTTTTGCGGCCTATCTGCAAAACCAGTTGGGGCTGAAAAAAGGCGACCGCGTCGCCCTGATGATGCCTAATCTGCTGCAATATCCGATTGCGCTGTTTGGCGTCTTGCGCGCGGGCATGGTCGTCGTGAACGTTAACCCGCTGTATACGCCGCGCGAGCTGGAACATCAGCTTAACGATAGCGGTGCCAGCGCCATTGTGATTGTGTCCAACTTTGCCCATACGCTGGAAAAAGTGGTCTACAAAACGCAGATCAAGCATGTGATCCTGACCCGGATGGGCGATCAGCTTTCTGCAGCAAAAGGCACACTGGTTAATTTTGTTGTCAAATATGTGAAACGGCTGGTGCCTAAGTATCACCTGCCGAACGCGATTTCCTTCCGCAGTGCCCTGCAATACGGGCGTCGTTTGCAATACATCAAACCCGATATCATCAATGATGATCTGGCGTTTCTGCAATATACCGGCGGAACCACCGGCGTGGCGAAGGGCGCGATGCTGACGCACCGGAACATGCAGGCCAATCTGGAACAGGCAAAAGCGGCGTATGCGCCGTTGCTGCAACCGGGTCATGAACTGGTGGTAACGGCACTGCCGCTGTATCACATCTTTGCGCTGACGGTGAACTGCCTGTTGTTCCTCGATCTGGGGGGTAAAAGCCTGCTGATTACTAACCCGCGTGATGTGCCGGGCATGGTGAAAGAACTGTCGAAATACCCGTTCACCGCCATCAGCGGGGTGAATACGCTGTTCAACGCGCTGCTCAATAATGAAGATTTCCGTGAACTGGATTTCTCGACGCTGCGTCTTTCCGTCGGCGGCGGGATGTCGGTTCAGAAGTCTGTCGCGGATAAGTGGGAAAAGCTGACCGGTAAGCATTTGCTGGAAGGCTATGGCCTGACGGAGTGTTCGCCGCTGGTGGCAGGCAACCCGTATGATCTGAAACATTACAGCGGCAGCATCGGTTTACCGGTGCCGTCTACGGAAGTACGACTGGTGGATGATAACGGCCAGGATGTCGCGCCGGGTCAACCCGGAGAGCTGTGGGTGCGCGGGCCGCAGGTGATGCTGGGCTACTGGCAACGGCCTTCGGCGACCGATGAGGTGCTAAAAGATGGCTGGTTATCGACGGGCGATATCGTTACAGTGGACGAGCAGGGCTTTTTGCGGATTGTAGATCGCAAAAAAGACATGATTCTGGTTTCCGGTTTCAATGTTTACCCTAACGAAATTGAAGAGGTGGTTTCACAACATGACAAAGTACTCGAAGTTGCCGCCATTGGTGTGCCCAACGAGTCGTCGGGTGAAATCGTCAAAATTTGCGTGGTGAAGAAAGATCCGTCACTGACCAGCGAAGAACTTCTGGCACATTGTCGCCGGTTACTAACCGGTTACAAAGTACCGAAGATTGTCGAGTTTCGCGATGAGTTACCGAAGTCAAATGTCGGTAAGATCCTCAGGCGCGAACTTCGCGATGAGCAGGCAAAACCGAAGGACGATACGAAGCAGGATGCGGCATAACGTTTGCCCGCTGCGCTGTGATGGTCACTCTCAACGCCGGATATGTCCGGCGTTGTCACGTTATAATGCATTAATATTAAGAGAATTAAGATTTGAATTATCAGTTGATCACGACCAATGACGCGCTGGAGCAGGTTTGCCTTCAGGCCAAAGCGCACAGCAAAATCGCGCTGGATACCGAATTCGTCCGCACCCGCACTTATTACCCGCAACTCGGGCTCATCCAGTTGTTTGACGGTGAACGGCTGACGCTGATTGATCCGCTGCCGATTACCGCCTGGCAGCCTTTTATCGATTTGCTGGTCAACCCTGATGTCGTGAAATTTATCCATGCGGGCAGCGAAGATCTGGAAGTTTTTCTCAATGCTTTTGGCGTGATGCCTGCTCCGCTGATTGATACGCAAATTCTTGCCGCCTTCAGCGGACGTCCGCTGTCTTGCGGTTTCGCCCGTCTGGTGGCTGAAACGACCGGCGTTGAGCTGGATAAAAGCGAATCGCGCACCGACTGGATTGCCCGTCCTCTGAGTGAAAAGCAGTGTGTCTACGCCGCCGCAGATGTCTGGTATCTCTTGCCGCTGGCCGATCAGCTGATGCGTGAAACCGAAGAAGCCGGATGGATGGAGGCCGCGAAGGACGAATGTCTGGCGTTGTGCCGCCGTCGTAAAGAAGTTCTGCAACCGGAACTGGCTTATCTTGAGATTGGCAATGCCTTCCAGCTGCGTCCGCGTCAGTTGGGCTGTCTGAAGTTACTGGCCGCGTGGCGACTTAATCAGGCCCGTCAGCGAGACCTGGCCGTTAACTTTGTGGTGCGTGAAGAAAACCTCTGGCAGGTGGCACGTTATCAGCCTAAATCGCTGGGTGAACTGGAAGCCCTTGGCCTGAGCGGCCCGGAAATCCGTTACCACGGCCGGACGTTGCTGGCGCTGGTTGAAGAGTCAGAGGCGCTGGCAGAAGACGATTTACCGGCACCTATCTTGAATCTGATTGATCAGCCGGGTTACCGCAAAGCCTTCAAAGACATCAAGGCGCTGATCCAGACCGTGAGCGAAGAGAGCAGATTAAGTGTCGAGTTACTGGCGTCGCGCCGCCAGATTAATCAGTTATTGAGCCGTCACTGGAAGTTAAAAGAGAAAGAATCGCAGCCGGAATTAATCAGCGGCTGGAGAGGAAAACTTCTGGCTGAAAGGCTGAACGAAATTCTCAGCCAATATTGATTGGCTCACCGCGTTTTAAATAGCGTGATACAAGAACTTAAATTATAAGGCGGAGAATTTCTCCGCTTTTTTGTTTTTTGTTAACCGCATATTCAAATAATAGCAGCGGGATAATGTTCGCGGAAGAATTTACACGAAGGATATTAATCAGCTTGGCTGAATGGTATTGGTCTTAATCATAATGTCAGATAATAAATAGAGCAGGGCGCGGAACAATTATTTAGTGGGAATATATACAGTAGTACGGCGAGGGAATGAGGCTGGCAGGCAGGAAACAGGGCAATAATTCAGTAGCCCTCTGAGAAAACAGAGGGCGCTATGCTGATAAAAACACCTGCAAACAGACTGCTGTCATTTAGGTGCTTCTTCCGATTCTGACTCTGGCAGGGTGACGTTCAGTTCCAGTACGGAAATATCATCACCTTTTTGCTCGAACTGAACCTGCAACATTTCGGGGTCAATCTTAATGTACTTACAGATGACCGCCAAAATATCACGTTTCAAATCAGGCAGATACGACGGTTCACTATCCCCTCGACGCCGTTCGGCTACGATGATCTGTAGCCGTTCCTTGGCTATATTGGCTGTCGATTTTTTGCGGGACAGAAAGAAATCTAACAATGCCATGGTTTATCCCCCAAAAAGGCGTTTCAGGAAACTCTTCTTCTCTTCCTCAATAAAACGGAACGCACGTTCTTCACCAAGCAGACGGCTGACGGTATCGTCGTACGCTTTCCCTGCATCAGATTCCTGATCCAGAATCACCGGTTCGCCCTGGTTGGACGCACGCAGCACGGACTGATCTTCAGGAATAACACCGATCAGAGGAATACGCAGGATTTCCAGCACATCTTCCATGCTCAGCATGTCGCCACGGCTGACACGGCCCGGATTGTAACGGGTGAGAAGCAAATGTTCTTTGATTGGCTCGAGGCCTTTTTCCGCACGACGGGATTTTGAAGACAAAATGCCCAAAATGCGGTCGGAGTCACGAACGGAAGAGACTTCCGGGTTGGTGGTAATCACCGCTTCGTCGGCAAAATACAGCGCCATCAGCGCACCGGTTTCGATACCTGCCGGGGAATCGCAGACCACGAAGTCAAATTCCATTTCGGCCAGATCGTTGAGGATCTTTTCTACGCCTTCGCGGGTCAGTGCATCTTTATCACGGGTTTGCGAAGCCGGAAGAATAAACAGGTTTTCAGTGCGTTTATCTTTGATAAGCGCCTGATTCAGCGTGGCATCACCCTGGATCACGTTGACGAAATCATAAACCACGCGGCGCTCACAGCCCATAATCAGATCGAGATTACGCAGACCGATATCGAAATCGATAACAACGGTCTTTTTACCTTTTTGAGCTAAACCGGTAGCAATGGCCGCGCTTGAAGTGGTCTTGCCAACGCCCCCTTTACCCGATGTAACAACTATGATGCGTGCCATGAATGGATTCCTTGTCGAAAGGGCTTAATTTAAAGGTTGTATGGTTAACACATTATTTATCAGGCTGAGGCGCGCGGCCTGACCGAGGTAATCGGCCGGGATTTGATCACTCAACCAGTATTGCCCTGCGATAGAGACTAGTTCAGCGCCTAAATGGGTGCAAAAAATCTGACAATTTGCATCACCTGCTGCACCAGCCAGCGCTCTTCCACGCATCATACCGTAGATGTGGATATTGCCATCGGCAATCAGTTCCGCACCTGCACTGACACTACTGGTCACGATAAGATCGCTGTTACGGGCGTAAATTTGTTGGCCGGATCGGACCGGAGTACTGACAATGCGGGTTTTCGCCGGCGCATTGTCGGGCACGACAGGAACCGGTGGTTCTGCGGCGATACGCTGTGCGCGGCCTTCACTCAGCAGCGGCAAACCGGTGCGGGAAAGTGCGCGTTTCTGCCCTTCGTCTTTACAACCACTGATGCCCACAACGCGAAAACCTGCAGAAGCGACAGCCTGTTGAATGTCTTTCCAGTTTGCTTCACCGCTCAGCGAGGCAACGTTGATAACAACAGGGGCATTTTTCAAAAAGGCCGGAGCTTGCTCCACTTTTTCCTGTAATGCCTGATAAATAACCTCCGGTTGTGAACTGTGTAAATGAACAACCGATAAGGTAAAACTGCTGCCTTTTAGTTCTATTGGCGATTGTGACATCTATCCTGACTCAGTCTCAGCAACTCTAAATCCCCGGAATACCACTCGGGGGCGATATTCCGATGTACGTTAAGCATGGTATAGTTACAGTTATATCTAGGCAAGCCACCGTTTCAATAAAATAGAGTTAAAAAAATGCTTTGTGTGATCTATAGAAGTACTAAACGCGACCAGACTTATCTGTATGTCGAAAAAAAAGACGATTTCTCTCGTGTGCCTGAAGAATTACTCAAAGGTTTTGGTGTGCCTCAGTTCTCAATGATGCTCAATCTGGCTGGGCGGGAAAAATTAGCCTCGGCTGATATTTCAAAAGTGCGTCAGGCTCTCGAAGATCAGGGTTATTATCTGCAGGTTCCACCGCCGGTCGAAAGTTTATTGAATATTCACCTGACCGACGCCGGTAATTAAAGCATTCCTGACATTTGTTTCGGCATTTCACGCACTTTCGGACGTCATGACTTGCAATCATCGCTCGAGTACTCAAAGCTTACAACGATGATTCATTTACAGATGTGATAAGGAAGAATTTGATGAAATTGTCGGCACTGGCCGTGTTAACTCCGCTGATTATCCTCAGCGGGTGTGCAGCGCAGAAGGCAACCTCAGGACAAACCACGCCGCAGGCTGCGGCAACGACACAACCTTCGGCCGCCGCGCCGGCTGCTACGTCCGGCAAAACGTCGCTGGCCGAACAGGGAAGAGACCCCGCAGAGTTTCCCGCTTATGTTGAAAAACTGAAAGCGCAGGCTCTGGCGCAGGGCATCAGCCAGCAGACCATCGACAGCACCTTCGCGAATCTCCATTTTGTTGACCGTGTGATCAACTCCGATCGCAACCAGCTGGAAAAGAAAATCACACTGGATGATTATCTGACCCGCGTGTTGCCGGAATGGAAAATCAAACAGGGCCAGACCCAATACCAGAATAACTTGCCTGCGCTCCAGCGGGCCAGCGACCGTTACGGCGTTCAGCCGCAATACATCGTGGCGCTGTGGGCGATGGAAAGCAGTTTTGGCAAAATCCAGGGCAAGGAAGATGTCTTCTCCGCGCTGGCAACATTGGCCTTCGAAGGACGACGTGAAGCGTTCTTCACCAAAGAATTTATGGCCGCGCTCAAAATTGTTGATTCAGGCCATGCGACCGCGGACATGATGAAAGGTTCCTGGGCCGGTG from Rahnella sikkimica encodes the following:
- the tsaB gene encoding tRNA (adenosine(37)-N6)-threonylcarbamoyltransferase complex dimerization subunit type 1 TsaB, whose protein sequence is MSTRILAIDTATEACSVALYNEGETLAHFELCAREHTQRILPLVQQILAEAGLTLNQLDALAFGRGPGSFTGVRIGIGMAQGLSLGAELPLLPVSTLQTMAQGAYRQTGAENVLAAIDARMGEVYWGEFSRNAQGVWSGESTEKVIKPEQLTEQTGSLTGRFATVGTGWEAYPHLLGESPVVELFDGKMLLPHAEDMLPLALQLWENGVRVNPEDAEPTYLRNEVTWKKLPGR
- a CDS encoding Slp family lipoprotein; the protein is MRKWSAVQQFSVQTGKKWALSAVALSVLVLSGCVTVPDEIRGTTATPQMNLQAVQGAPNLYVGQESRFGGKVVTVTNLQNKTRLEIATMPLDDGARPILGSASRGRILAYINGFVDPVDYRNQLVTVVGPITGVEKGTVGQSSYDFVTVNVNSFKRWRIEQQVVMPPQPIGPWGWGYGGPYDSWGRGFGPGWGPGWYNMGPARVQSVVTE
- the fadD gene encoding long-chain-fatty-acid--CoA ligase FadD, yielding MEKVWLKRYPADVPENIDPDRYSSLVEMFENATLCYADSPAFINMGEVMTFRKLEERSRAFAAYLQNQLGLKKGDRVALMMPNLLQYPIALFGVLRAGMVVVNVNPLYTPRELEHQLNDSGASAIVIVSNFAHTLEKVVYKTQIKHVILTRMGDQLSAAKGTLVNFVVKYVKRLVPKYHLPNAISFRSALQYGRRLQYIKPDIINDDLAFLQYTGGTTGVAKGAMLTHRNMQANLEQAKAAYAPLLQPGHELVVTALPLYHIFALTVNCLLFLDLGGKSLLITNPRDVPGMVKELSKYPFTAISGVNTLFNALLNNEDFRELDFSTLRLSVGGGMSVQKSVADKWEKLTGKHLLEGYGLTECSPLVAGNPYDLKHYSGSIGLPVPSTEVRLVDDNGQDVAPGQPGELWVRGPQVMLGYWQRPSATDEVLKDGWLSTGDIVTVDEQGFLRIVDRKKDMILVSGFNVYPNEIEEVVSQHDKVLEVAAIGVPNESSGEIVKICVVKKDPSLTSEELLAHCRRLLTGYKVPKIVEFRDELPKSNVGKILRRELRDEQAKPKDDTKQDAA
- the rnd gene encoding ribonuclease D, with the translated sequence MNYQLITTNDALEQVCLQAKAHSKIALDTEFVRTRTYYPQLGLIQLFDGERLTLIDPLPITAWQPFIDLLVNPDVVKFIHAGSEDLEVFLNAFGVMPAPLIDTQILAAFSGRPLSCGFARLVAETTGVELDKSESRTDWIARPLSEKQCVYAAADVWYLLPLADQLMRETEEAGWMEAAKDECLALCRRRKEVLQPELAYLEIGNAFQLRPRQLGCLKLLAAWRLNQARQRDLAVNFVVREENLWQVARYQPKSLGELEALGLSGPEIRYHGRTLLALVEESEALAEDDLPAPILNLIDQPGYRKAFKDIKALIQTVSEESRLSVELLASRRQINQLLSRHWKLKEKESQPELISGWRGKLLAERLNEILSQY
- the minE gene encoding cell division topological specificity factor MinE: MALLDFFLSRKKSTANIAKERLQIIVAERRRGDSEPSYLPDLKRDILAVICKYIKIDPEMLQVQFEQKGDDISVLELNVTLPESESEEAPK
- the minD gene encoding septum site-determining protein MinD, whose amino-acid sequence is MARIIVVTSGKGGVGKTTSSAAIATGLAQKGKKTVVIDFDIGLRNLDLIMGCERRVVYDFVNVIQGDATLNQALIKDKRTENLFILPASQTRDKDALTREGVEKILNDLAEMEFDFVVCDSPAGIETGALMALYFADEAVITTNPEVSSVRDSDRILGILSSKSRRAEKGLEPIKEHLLLTRYNPGRVSRGDMLSMEDVLEILRIPLIGVIPEDQSVLRASNQGEPVILDQESDAGKAYDDTVSRLLGEERAFRFIEEEKKSFLKRLFGG
- the minC gene encoding septum site-determining protein MinC, giving the protein MSQSPIELKGSSFTLSVVHLHSSQPEVIYQALQEKVEQAPAFLKNAPVVINVASLSGEANWKDIQQAVASAGFRVVGISGCKDEGQKRALSRTGLPLLSEGRAQRIAAEPPVPVVPDNAPAKTRIVSTPVRSGQQIYARNSDLIVTSSVSAGAELIADGNIHIYGMMRGRALAGAAGDANCQIFCTHLGAELVSIAGQYWLSDQIPADYLGQAARLSLINNVLTIQPLN
- a CDS encoding YcgL domain-containing protein, giving the protein MLCVIYRSTKRDQTYLYVEKKDDFSRVPEELLKGFGVPQFSMMLNLAGREKLASADISKVRQALEDQGYYLQVPPPVESLLNIHLTDAGN
- a CDS encoding lytic murein transglycosylase — protein: MKLSALAVLTPLIILSGCAAQKATSGQTTPQAAATTQPSAAAPAATSGKTSLAEQGRDPAEFPAYVEKLKAQALAQGISQQTIDSTFANLHFVDRVINSDRNQLEKKITLDDYLTRVLPEWKIKQGQTQYQNNLPALQRASDRYGVQPQYIVALWAMESSFGKIQGKEDVFSALATLAFEGRREAFFTKEFMAALKIVDSGHATADMMKGSWAGAMGQSQFMPSSYLNYGADGNGDGKIDIWKNTDDVFASTANYLSKEGWKRDQGWGQEVKLPAGFDGSLAGLKNNQMHPASYWQQMGVTQVDGGPLASTATRAWIITPDDTQGRAFLVYDNFRTIMHWNRSTYFALSIGMMADGIMGAQIPVVSGDAAPSAPLAPAPRNPFSG